A single genomic interval of Pyrus communis chromosome 5, drPyrComm1.1, whole genome shotgun sequence harbors:
- the LOC137734477 gene encoding uncharacterized protein, producing the protein MVLLLFLVVLASVLTSSASARLLNGHLTLLPENPPRSQKQQVLPCHTYDSNIQASAAETPRFGAAAAAKYGPLLLNLLPKGTKPPSGPSKGTNDLNN; encoded by the coding sequence ATGGTGTTGCTCCTTTTCCTCGTGGTGCTCGCATCGGTGCTAACTTCTTCTGCATCCGCTAGGCTCTTGAACGGCCACCTTACGTTATTGCCAGAAAACCCTCCACGGTCACAGAAACAGCAAGTGCTGCCATGCCACACATACGACAGCAATATTCAAGCTTCTGCTGCTGAAACTCCAAGGTTTGGTGCTGCAGCAGCTGCAAAGTATGGACCGCTGCTTTTGAATCTTCTTCCCAAGGGAACAAAGCCGCCTTCTGGACCCAGCAAAGGAACCAACGACCTCAACAACTAA
- the LOC137733438 gene encoding potassium transporter 2-like — protein MDLERIKCWDASKKDSWKNVMLLAYQSLGVVYGDLSISPLYVYKSAFAEDIQHSDTNEEIYGVLSFVFWTLTLVPLVKYVFIVLRADDNGEGGTFALYSLICRHAKVSLLPNRQLADEALSTYKLEHHPEKEKSSRVKVVLEKCKTLHTALLILVLLGTCMVIGDGVLTPAISVFSAVSGLELSMSKEHHQYAVVPITCFILLCLFALQHYGTHRIGFLFAPVVLAWLLCISALGLYNIIHWNRYVYHALSPYYMFKFLRKTRISGWMSLGGILLCITGSEAMFADLGHFSYNAIQVAFTFLVYPALILAYMGQAAYLSQHHHSSHRISFYVSVPETVRWPVLVLAILASVVGSQAIISGTFSIINQSQSLSCFPRVKVVHTSDKVHGQIYIPEINWMLMILCIAVTIGFRDTKHLGNASGLAVMTVMLVTTCLTSLVIVICWHKPPIVALCFLIFFGSIELLYFSASLTKFREGAWLPILLALFLMTIMFVWHYATIKKYEYDLHNKVSLDWLLALGPSLGIARVPGIGLVFTDLTSGIPANFSRFVTNLPAFHRVLVFVCVKSVPVPYVPPAERYLVGRVGPAAHRSYRCIVRYGYRDVHQDVDSFETELAERLGDFIRYDWCRTQRTSSCTEDNASRSTDTSECRLAVIGTVAFSGASAYEMEETLPASVSVGFPTVESITDVIEMELVERRVRFAIDEESQPDTQPENTTLIREELGDLYAAQEAGTAFILGHSHVKAKQGSSFMKRFAINFGYNCLRRNCRGPDVALKVPPVSLLEVGMVYIV, from the exons ATGGATCTTGAGAGAATTAAGTGTTGGGACGCTTCAAAG AAGGATTCTTGGAAGAATGTTATGCTCTTGGCCTACCAGAGCCTTGGAGTAGTGTATGGTGACCTGAGCATTTCCCCTCTCTATGTTTACAAGAGCGCATTTGCAGAAGACATTCAACATTCGGATACGAATGAAGAGATTTATGGTGTACTTTCTTTTGTCTTCTGGACTCTTACTTTAGTTCCGCTGGTCAAGTATGTCTTTATAGTCCTTCGAGCTGATGATAATGGAGAGG GTGGTACATTTGCACTGTATTCGCTGATATGTAGGCACGCCAAAGTAAGCCTTCTCCCCAACCGCCAGCTTGCTGATGAGGCACTTTCTACTTATAAATTGGAGCACCACCCAGAGAAGGAAAAAAGTTCGAGGGTGAAAGTTGTACTCGAGAAGTGCAAGACCTTGCACACTGCCTTGCtaattcttgttcttcttggaACTTGTATGGTAATTGGCGATGGAGTGCTCACTCCAGCAATTTCAG tcttttctGCGGTGTCTGGCCTGGAATTATCCATGTCCAAGGAGCATCACCAGT ATGCTGTGGTTCCAATTACttgtttcatattgttgtgTTTATTTGCACTTCAACACTATGGCACCCATCGAATCGGATTCCTTTTTGCACCAGTGGTGTTGGCATGGCTTCTGTGCATCAGTGCTCTTGGCTTGTATAATATAATCCACTGGAACCGGTATGTCTATCATGCTCTGTCTCCGTATTACATGTTCAAGTTCTTGAGGAAGACAAGGATAAGTGGCTGGATGTCTTTGGGTGGAATATTGCTGTGCATAACAG GCTCAGAGGCAATGTTTGCTGATCTTGGCCACTTCTCATATAATGCCATTCAG GTTGCTTTTACCTTTTTGGTTTATCCAGCTCTTATATTGGCATATATGGGGCAGGCTGCTTACTTATCGCAGCATCACCACAGCAGTCACCGGATCAGCTTTTATGTCTCGGTTCCAG AAACTGTGAGATGGCCCGTGCTTGTACTAGCCATTCTTGCTTCTGTTGTGGGAAGCCAAGCAATCATCAGCGGAACATTTTCTATCATAAACCAGAGCCAATCATTAAGTTGTTTTCCGAGAGTCAAGGTCGTCCACACTTCTGACAAGGTACATGGCCAGATATACATCCCCGAGATCAATTGGATGCTCATGATCCTCTGCATTGCAGTGACCATTGGATTTAGAGACACAAAACACCTAGGAAATGCTTCTG GGCTAGCAGTGATGACGGTTATGTTGGTTACCACATGCCTCACCTCCTTGGTGATTGTCATTTGTTGGCACAAGCCACCTATTGTAGCCCTTTGCTTCCTAATCTTCTTTGGCTCCATTGAATTGCTCTACTTCTCAGCTTCGCTCACCAAGTTCCGAGAGGGTGCCTGGCTTCCCATCCTTCTTGCGCTGTTCCTCATGACTATCATGTTTGTATGGCACTATGCAACCATCAAGAAGTATGAATATGACCTCCACAACAAGGTTTCATTAGACTGGCTTCTAGCTTTGGGTCCAAGCCTGGGAATCGCTCGGGTCCCTGGCATTGGCCTAGTGTTCACAGATCTCACCTCCGGCATTCCTGCTAACTTCTCCCGCTTTGTAACCAACCTCCCTGCTTTCCACCGCGTCTTAGTTTTCGTGTGTGTAAAATCAGTCCCTGTCCCTTATGTGCCACCTGCTGAGCGATACTTGGTGGGTCGCGTTGGTCCTGCAGCTCATCGGTCCTACAGGTGCATTGTTCGTTATGGATACCGTGATGTCCATCAAGATGTTGACTCCTTTGAGACAGAACTAGCTGAAAGGCTGGGTGATTTCATCCGATATGACTGGTGTCGAACACAGAGAACTAGCTCCTGCACTGAGGATAATGCATCAAGGTCTACTGACACAAGCGAGTGTAGACTAGCTGTCATTGGAACAGTAGCATTTTCTGGTGCATCAGCTTATGAGATGGAGGAGACTCTACCAGCAAGTGTATCTGTTGGTTTCCCAACTGTAGAAAGCATAACAGACGTTATTGAGATGGAACTGGTTGAAAGAAGAGTGAGGTTTGCCATCGACGAGGAGTCTCAGCCTGACACCCAGCCTGAGAATACAACGCTGATACGCGAAGAGCTTGGGGATCTCTACGCAGCTCAAGAGGCTGGGACTGCATTTATACTGGGGCACTCACACGTTAAAGCGAAGCAAGGCTCGTCATTTATGAAGAGATTCGCCATTAACTTCGGTTATAACTGCCTGAGGAGGAATTGCCGGGGGCCAGATGTGGCGCTGAAGGTCCCGCCGGTGTCTCTTCTCGAGGTTGGCATGGTTTATATTGTGTAG
- the LOC137733439 gene encoding uncharacterized protein, whose product MGVLIRTLPLSSPHRNFASNFGAAERLPNGGFISRSSSSQFRVLAKTEKGEKEEEPKKETKQSFFSSVTEALDFSQTRSAEDAMLIEEARDATKSGERMSRQQYGALRRKIGGTYKDFFKDYVEVDGQYVEDGWVDKTCKVCKKDTGGEARQVDKLGRYVHVACLEKSKSGNFFTRLFSG is encoded by the exons ATGGGAGTACTAATAAGAACACTTCCTCTGAGCTCTCCGCATAGAAATTTTGCTTCTAATTTTGGAGCTGCAGAGAGATTGCCAAACGGTGGATTCATCAGCAGGAGCTCCTCCTCTCAGTTTAGAGTGCTGGCCAAAACAGAGAAGggggagaaggaggaagaaccaaAGAAGGAAACCAAACAGTCTTTCTTCAGCAGTGTGACAGAAGCACTTGATTTTTCTCAGACCAGGTCTGCAGAGGATGCTATGCTTATTGAAGAAGCTAGGGATGCCACTAAATCTGGAGAGAGAATGTCCAGACAACAG TATGGGGCTTTGAGAAGGAAAATTGGAGGGACATACAAGGATTTCTTCAAAGACTATGTTGAGG TGGATGGGCAATATGTGGAGGATGGCTGGGTGGACAAGACTTGCAAGGTTTGCAAGAAAGACACGGGTGGCGAGGCCAGGCAAGTGGACAAGCTTGGAAGATATGTTCATGTAGCCTGTTTGGAGAAATCAAAATCCGGCAATTTTTTCACGAGACTTTTCTCCGGATGA